Below is a genomic region from Methanobrevibacter oralis.
GAAGCAGAAGGTCCAGAGTGGGTACCTGGTGGATACACTCCTGCTGCACCATTTTTCCATTTAACTCGTATGGTACACATGGTTGATGCATGTACCAATTGTGGCCAATGTAGTGAAGTATGTCCATGTGAAATTCCTGTAGCAAAAGTATGGAACACTGTAAACAACAAAGTTAAAGAAATATATGGATATCAAAGTGGATTTGATGTAGATCAACGTATTCCATTCACTGATCATATATCTCATGCTAAAAAGTTATAATAAAGCTATTTAGCTTTATTTTTTTATTCTTTTTTTGATTTAATAGAAATTTAATTTAAAAATAGTTTTTTTTATTAATTAAAAGGCTTTCGATTGTCAATACCTTTAATGAAAATTTCTTCTAATTTTTTTTCACTTTCATTATTTCTCACATGAGAAATTAGTTCAACAAGATTATCATTTCTAAGCAAACAAGGTTTAATTTTACCGTCAGGGGTTATTCTTAATCTACTGCAGTTTGCACAAAAATTACTATTGTCAACAGGTTTAACTACTTCGATTTCTCCACCGTTGATGTAATATTTTTTACGGCCTTGCATAAATTTACGTGTTTTAATATTATCAGCTATATTAGACAATTCTTCTTCGATAGTATCTAGGTTATAATGATATTCTGCACTAAATTCATCATCTTCACAATTTTCACTTTCTATCAATTCAATTAATTGAAGTACAATATTGTTATCTTTACAGAATTTGAACATGTCTTTAATTTCAAATTGATTAATGTCTTTCATTATAACCATATTTATTTTAACAGGATAAAATCCTACTTCAACACTTTTTAAAATTCCTTTTTTTGCAGAGTCTAAATAATTTTTTTTAGAAATAAATTGATAAGTTTCAGGATTTAAAGTATCTAAACTAACATTTACTCTATCAAGTCCAACATCTTTTAAATCTTGGGCATATTTTTCTAATAAAACACCATTTGTTGTCATTGATATATCTTCAAAGCCAAGACTAGAAATTTTTTCAACAATTTCAACTATGTCTTTTCTAATTAATGGTTCTCCACCAGATATTCTGATTTTTCTAACGCCTATCTTTTTAGCTATTTTACAAATTGTATATAACTCATCAGGAGTCATTTCATCTTTTGATGAAACCATTCCATCGTGATGGCAGTATAAACAATTAACATTACATCTGTTTGTCAATGTTATTCTTAAAGATATGATGGGGCGATCAAATTTATCTTTTACAGGTTGGGAACTCATTTATTCAATCTCCACATCAATTTTCACATCTTTAATTTCATCATCAATATGTAATGTTTTTAATATTCCAAATATGCTTTCTTTTAAAATACCTTTTACAAACGCATTGATTTTAATAATTTCATCATTTATTATAAGAGAAACATTTGCATTGTAAATGTCATTGTTTTCGATATTTTCGATATCTATTTGTATATTTTTAGCTTTTTCATTAGTTTGAAGGGATTTGACAATTCCTATAATTGAATTTGCAACTATTGACTTTACAAATTCATTGATTTCAATTTTTTCACCGTTAATTATTATATCAGATTTTTTAATAGCGGAATCTATTTTTTCTTTATCATTTATTAGCACTTCAATTTTATCAACAGTATCTACACCATATTCTTTGGTATGAAGACTATTTATGATTCCAACAAGGGTTTGTTTAATATAATCGCTAACAAATCTGTTTAATCCAATCACTTTATCGTTAACAGATAGGTAACTGTGTACATCATCTAATTCATCAGTTTTAATATTTCCATTTCGAATTTCATGAGCTATTTCTTCTCCATTATTGTATCCGCAATTATCTAAAAATAATGTATCAACAATGTCATGGCCCTTTTCTTCGATAAGGTCAGCTAATTCATTAATCATTTCATAATCTGCTTCAAAGGGATTAACTTCTTTTATTGTATATTCATCAACAATTTCCGGTGATGTTGCTATTTTGGGATAGTTATATTTTTTAAATCCTTCAATAATTACAAAATCAAAATTACCTAAATGTTTTAGTAAATATAGAATTCTATTTAAATCATATTCTTCTTTTACATTAAAAAATGTAGTGGAACCTATACCCACAACTAAATTAGCTCCAGCTTGTTTATGTCGCCATGTATCAGTGTTCGGTTTATCCATTTCTATATTATGATGAGAATGTTTAACTGAAGCTACATTATATCCTCTTTTTGTAAGTTCTCTAATAAGTTTTGTAGTTAATGAAGTTTTTCCAGAATTTTTATTTCCAACAATAGATACTATTTTCATTTTATAATCCCCATGTAATATTTATAATAACAATGATTATTAACTTAACCGATATTTGTTGATGTGTAGTATCAACATATTTTAGGTAAGCCTAAAAATTTTCATTATTTTATGCATATTTTGTAATACTTTTAATGGTAGTTAGTATGATATTTTTTTCATATAAAATCATATTTTCATTATATTAAAGTATTTTTAATAATTATTTTTTATTATTACTTTATTTTCTTTATTATTTATATCTATAAGTTATAATATAGTCTTAAATTATAATTTAGTAAATTTTAATTAATTTTATAATTTTTTAATGTGTATTATTACCACAGTTATATTTAAAATTTGTGTCTTGATTTTAGTAGGCAAGTATTTATTAATAAAAAACATATGTGTAATCATTACACATGGTGGTTCAAAATGCCAAAACATATAGCATCTGGTTTAAAATATTTGGCCGCGGTCAAATTAAAAGATGCGGGTGAAAGTCACCAAGCAATTGCTGAGGAGTTAGGCGTTGATAGATCGACAATATCTCATTATTTGAATGGTAGGAACTTATCTTGGAATTCAATAGAGGTTGCGCGGACTATCACTGAATTATCTCCTCGCGATTTTTTAAAGATGACTGAGGCCATATTTGATGAACCAGATCAGAGTCGTAAAATTGTGAATATTTGCCGAGAAAGAAATTTCGAAGCTAAAGTAGAAGATTCTTGTATTGGTTGCGGCTTATGTGTAAGCATGTGTCCGATGAAAGCTATTAAGTTAGAATCATTAAAAGCACATGTAGACTCCATACAATGTTGTGGTTGTCAACTATGTAAAGACGAATGCCCAACTAATTCGATAAAAATTTTGGAGATTGAATATGATTAGAAATTTAAAAGAGGTCAACGACAATAACTTTGACATCACAAGATCTGCCGAAGAAGTAAGAAACTTGTCTTTTAAAGATGACATCTGTCTTGGGTGTGGAATTTGTGAATTTACTTGTCCTGTTGGCGCAATTGAATTAAATGCAATTGCTGTTGATGCTCGTAGTAGAGTGTCTAATGCAATTTACTTTAGTGGACATGATAAAATCGCTCAAAATTTCCGTGATGATTTTGATGTTCAAAAGATTACTGTAAACGAAAATAAATGTGTTTTATGTGGTATGTGTAGTGGTTTATGTCCTGTTGACGCATTAGTATTAACTATTAATGACGTGCCGATTAGAGAAATTGAAGCATATCCTCATTATAACGCTTTTTCCGAAATCGACGACGATGAATGTATTTACTGTAAAAGATGTGAAATTGCATGTCCTCGTGATGCTATTGTCATTGAAAGAAAATTACCAGTACGTGCTGACTTAGTAACTGGTGAAATTGAAGTAAATGAAGATGAATGTATCTACTGTGGGGTATGTGAAGAATTATGTCCTGCAGAAGCAATTATTGTAGATAAAGAAACAGGTAAAGAATCTATTGAAATTAACACTGACAATTGTGTTTATTGTCTTGTTTGTAAAAAAGCTTGTCCTACAAATGCAATTAAAGCAGTTTGTAGATCTTGTTCTTATGGAGAATATGACTTAAATCCTGCTAAAGCTGTTGTTAAAGGGAATTCCATCATTGACTCAGAACTTTGTGTATATTGTGGTTGGTGTGAAGGTGTTTGTCCAACTGACGCAGCTAAAACTAAAAAACCATTTAAAGGAACTTTAGAAGTAGATCAGGATAAATGTCAAGCTTGTGGAGCATGTGTAGATATTTGTAATTGTAATGCTTTAGCATTCCCAATTTCTAATGCACCTGGTTCAAGATTAGATCATGTCATCACTAATGATGAGTATTGTATTCGCTGTAAAGCATGTTCTAATGCTTGTCCTAATGGTGCAATTACTGTAACCAGAACTGAAATTGATCATACTCCTATAAATTCAACAACTTGGAAAGAAGCTTTAGATGCAATTAAAGACTAGGTGTTTATATGGAACTTAAAGTTAATCAAGATAATTGTTTAGGATGCGGGATTTGTGTAATTGCTTGTCCTGTTAACGCAGCTATCAGTCCAGAAAATGCTGGTGGTAATGGTGCAAAAACTGAAGAAGTCGTAATCATGGTAGAAAACGGATTTATTAAATTATTCAGTTCTGAAAAATGTGAATTGTGTGGAACATGTCAAATGTTTTGCCCAGTAAATGCTATATGGTTAGAATAGGAGGAATAATAATGCATTATGCTAATACTTATTTAGAAAAACCTGTAGTGCCTGATGTAAAAATTACTGGTGAAGGAACTACTGATGTTCTTAAATGTATGTTAAACACTGGATCTGATATTTATCAAGGGGCATGTAAGAAAAGAGGTTCTACCTTAAAAGAAGAATATAAAAACGTGTCAGGAACTTGTTATATGGATCCAAGAGATATGGCTAAATTAGGTGTAAACAATTGGGACACTGTTTTAGTTAAAACTGATTGGGGAGAAGTTGTTGTAAATGCTGCAGTATCTAGAGATGCTCCTCATGAAGGAACTATATTTATTTGTAAAGGCCCATGGGCTAATACTGTTGTAAGTCATGATACTTACTGTTGTTCTGACCCTACTTACAAAGGTGTTAAATGTACTGTAGAAAAAACTGATAGAAAAGTATTACTCATGGCTGATTTAATGAGGTGGGTATACAAAAAATATGTTGATGAAGATGATAATGATGTTGTTGAAAACATGGAATCTTTAGGCGAAAGGCCAGTATACAAAGGACGTAAATGGGAGGAGTTGATTGATCATGACTTATGAACCACCTGTTACAGATTATGATTACATTGTGGAAAATTGTACTTGTGCATTTTGTGGATGTAATTGTGATGATTTAGATTACTTAGTTAAAGATAATCATGTTGTTGCTGTAAGACATGCATGCAGATTAGGAGCAAGTAAAATCATGGAAGATATGGATCAAAGGTTACTTGTTCCAATGATTAGGGATGAAAATGGAGAGCTCATGGAAGTAGATTGGGACACTGCTTTAGATAAAGCTGCTGAATATATTGCTAATTCTATTAGACCAGTATTTTATGGATGGTCTGAAACATCTACTGAATGTATGAAAGAAGGTTTAGAATTAGGTGAGTATATTGGTGCTGTATTAGATAATCAAGCTACTATCTGTCACGGACCAAGTTTACAAGCTGTACAAAATGCAGGATATCCTATTCAAACTTTAGGGGAAGTTCAAAACAGAGCAGATGTCATTGTTTACTCTGGAAGTAATGCTATGAACTCTCACCCAAGACACATGGCTAGATATGCTGTGTTCTGTCGTGGATACTTTAGACAAAGAGGAAGATTTGATAGAACTGTTGTAACTATGGATCCTAAATTTTCAGATACTGCTAAATGTTCTGATAAATGGATTGGTTTCGAACAAAATGGGGATTATGGTTTCTACAATGCTATCCGTGCAGTATTAAAAGGAAAAGAATTATACCAAGATGTAATTTCTGGAATCCCTAAAGAAGATATTTATGAATTATGTGAAGAAATGAAAAATGCTGAATTTGGTACTCTTTTCTTTGGTTTAGGTTTAACTCATACATTATCTAAACAAAGAAACATAGATATTGCAATTAAAATGATTCAAGATTTAAACAAATTCTCCAAATGGGGCCTTACTCCAATGAGAGGTCACTTTAATGTAAATGGTTTCAACATTTTCATGGCTTTCGAAACTGGTTTTGCATTTGGTGTTGATTTCTGTAGAGGTTACACTAGATATATGTTAGGTGAAACAAACACTATTGATTTACTTACCAGAAAAGAACCTGATTGTTTCATGGTTATTGCAGCAGATCCTGGTGCTCACTTCCCAAATGGAGCTAATCAACACTTAGCTGATATTCCTGTAATTCAAATTGATATTCACTGGGGACCATCTACTGAACTTGCTGATGTAGTATTGCCTGGTTCATTCATTGCTGTCGAATGTGCAGGTACAAGTTATCGTATGGATGGAGTTCCTATTTACATGAAAAAAGCTATTGACAAGCCTGAAACATGTCGTGATGACGAATGGATTGTTAGAGAATTAAAAGAAAGAGTAATGAAACTCAGAGAAGAGCCAAATGTCGCTCCAAAATATGTGCCTAATCCAAACGCACTCTAAATGGTGATATAATGGAATATATACTTAAAAATGGTATTGTTTACGACCCTGCTAATGGAATCAATGGGGAGAAAAAAGACGTAATGTTTAAAGATGACATCATCGTAGACAATGTATCATCAGAAGCTAAAGTAATTGATGTCACTAATAAAATTGTCATGCCGGCAGGTGTTGATCCTCACTCACATATTGCAGGACCAAAATTAGTTGTTGGTAGATTATACAGACCTGAAGATTCAAGAAGAGGTGTTACTCAGAAAACTAAAGTATTAAGATCTGAATCTGGTTTTTCAATTCCAAGTTGTCCAGCAACTGGTTACAGATATTCAAGATTAGGTTATGGTACTGTTGTAGAAGCAGCTATGCCTCCACTTGAAGCAAAACACACTCACGAAGAAATTGCTACTATTCCTAATATTGATGTTCCAGCTTTACCATTATTTGGTAACAACTGGTTTGTAATGGAATATGCAAAAGAAAATAATATTGAAGATTTAGCAGCATTTGTATCTGCATGGTTAAAAATATCTAAAGGGTACGGTATTAAAATTGTGAATCCATGTGGTAGTGAAGCATGGGGATGGGGTATGAATGTACATGGATACGATGATAAAGCACCTTACTTTGATGTAACATCTAGAGAAGTCGTAATGGCGTTAGCTAAAGCAAATGAAATGTTAGGTCTTCCGCATTCTATTCATATTCACCCAAATGACTTAGGTCATCCAGGTAATGTACCTACTACTCTTGCAACTTTAGATTCTGTTAAAAATATTAAGAAGAGTTCTAATGCTACAATAAGAGATCAAGTTATGCATATTTGTCACTTACAATTCCACTCTTACACTGGTAACAGTTGGAAAGATGCTGCATCTGGTGCTGAAGAAATTGCTAAATATATTAATTCTCATGATCACATTACTTGTGACGTTGGTCAGGTAACTTTCGATGAAACCACTACTATGACTGCAGATGCACCAATGGAATATGATTTATTCAAATTATCTGGATTAAAATGGACCAACAAAGATATTGAATGTGAAACTGCTGCTGGTATTATTCCATGTATTTACTCACAAAAAAGTCCAGTTAGTTCTTTACAATGGGCTATTGGTCTTGAATTGTTTTTACACATTGATGATCCATGGAAAGTATGTTTAACAACTGACCATCCTAATGCAGGTCCATTTATAAGATATCCAAGAATTATGTCCTGGTTAATGAGTAGTAAAAGAAGAATGGACATGATAGATAATGGTGAAGTACACAAATGGGCTCATAAAAGAACTACCCTTGGAACTATTGATAGGGAATATGATTTCTATGACATTGCAACTATTACAAGAGCTGCTCCAGCTAAAATCTATGGATTTGAAGATAGAGGAGCACTTACTCCTGGTTTCAAAGCAGACATTGCAGTATATGACATAAATCCTAATGAAATTGACCCATCACTTCAATATCAAGAAATTGAAGATGGTTTCTCCCTTGCAGAGTACACTATTAAAGATGGTCAAATTTTAGTAAAAGATAAAGAAATCGTAAAAGTCAAAGAAAGTCAAAACATATGGGTAAATGTAGAAGGATACGAAAAACAAGAACAAAAAGTCATTGATGATATTATGCCGTTCTTCACTCAATATTACTCTGTAAAATGGGAAAATTATCCTGTACATGATCACTACGTATCTAACCCAATCAGAATAGATGTTCAAAAATAAGGGGTGTTCAATTTGAAAACAATAACTTTTGATCAAATAAAAACTTCTTCAATTGCATTAGAATTTGATGAAGTAATTCCAGATGAAATTTATTCTTGGACTGAAGCAGATTTTGCTAAATATCAAGTACCAATTGGAAATTCTAGATTTCCAATTACTGATTTCTTCAAAATAACAGTTGAAGGTGAAGCTGATGGACCTGCAGATGTTAAAATGATCCTTAACGGAGATTTAAACAGAGTAAAATACATCGGTTGTAAAATGAGTGATGGTGAAATTATTTGTAACAGTAGCGTGGATCTTCACGTAGGTGCTGAAATGAGTGGTGGATCTATCCTTGTTAAAGGTAATGCAGCAGCTCATGCAGGAAGAGAAATGAGTGGTGGATACCTTGAAATTGAAGGTGATACTAAAGAATTCACAGGAGCTTCTTACATTGGTGAATGGAGAGGCATGACTGGTGGTCAAATCCTTGTTCGTGGTAATGCTGGAAAACAATGTGGAGAATGTTTAACTGGTGGAAGAATTCATGTTATGGGTAATTGTGATATCTTAGCTGGTATTCACATGACCAAAGGTATTATTGAAATTGAAGGTGATGTAAATCGTTGGCCTGGTGGTCAAATGAAAAACGGAAACATTATCATTCACGGTTTCCTTGGTAGATTACTCGAAGGATTTGTGCTTGATGGTATTGTCGTTGATCCTGTAGTTGAAGGGGTTGTATTCGAAGGTAAATTTATTAAATATACTGGAGACATTGGTTTAAATGGTAAAGGTTCTCTATTTTTAGATGCTGAAGCTAATAAAGAAAAATTAACAGAATATGGAGAATTAGACGACGAATATACTTCAATTAGAGAATATAGGAATTTATAATTCCTTTAATTCTTTTTTTCTTTTTTATAACTATTTAGTTGTAGTTGATATTATGGTAAAAGAGATTCAGATGTCTATAGAGGATACAATTGAATATGTTAGAAATAATGTTAAAGTTGCTGATATTTTAGAAATTTCATATAATCGTATTTTTGCTCCTGGTGAAGTTCTAGGTATTGTTGAAGAAGATGAAATAACTGGGGAAGGACTTAGAGTTAATTTACAATTGACTGGTGAAATTTTAAATCAAGCTGTTGAAATAGATTTGGATACAATAGCTGATGATTTACTAGAAATGAGACATGTTCATGATGATGAAGAAATCATCATCGAAGTTTTATAGCTATTTATTTTTATTTTTTATTTTTCATATTGTTCGATGTTTTACAAACAAAGTTTTATATTAAGTAAAACATAAGTATCTACAAGGAGTTGAGTTTTATGAAAAAATTAAAATTAACAACTAAAGAAGCTGTAGATTATTTAAAAAAAGAGGTAAAAATTCATGATAATCTCGAAATTTCTTATAATAGGATTTTTGCTGAAGGAGAAGTTTTAAACATGGATTTTTCTGAATATTTTGGAAAAACAGGATTTAAAATGTTAATATCTCTTGATGCTGATTCAATTAATCCAACCATTGAAATTGATGTATACGAAATACAAGAGGATTTAATTGAATTTGTACATACGCCCTTGAATGGGGAAGAAGTGGAGGTAACTGTAATTTAATTACAGCTTATCCATTTTTTCGAAAGGCATTAATTTTTCAATAGCTTTTACATCAATATTTATTCCTTTTTCTTTAATTGAGCATATTAAGTTAAGTCCACTTCCAGTTACAACACCAAAATTGTATTTATCTACTTTTGCATTATAAATTAATTCTCGCGGTTTTCCGATTTTATAAATTGAAAATCCTATTTTTTCTAGAATATCAATGTAATAAATGGCTTTATCTCTTGATACATAGGGTATTTCTTTTAAACTAGCTAATATTTTTTTAGTACTTGTATTTTCAGTAATTGATGTCATATTTTTAGCTAAAAAAATTTTGTGTGGATCAATAGATGTACTATTATAAGAAATTAAATCTATGAATAATGGATGTTCATTTAGTTCTAATAACCCTCCATATTGGGGAGTACTCATTATTCCATTATTAATTAATAATCCATCAATACTTAGACTACATATTGTAGCTATTCCTATTTTATCATCATCATGGGGGTGTTTTATAATTTTATAATAGGGATTAACATATTCTAGATTATTATTATAAGTTTCTTTCATAATTGAAAGAGCAGAGTCTATTTGGTCTTTTTTAATATATGAAACATTGGATATTATATCTCCTTTTTTGGTTTTAACATCAAAATTTACTTGTTGGATTAAATTCCAAGATTTTGAAAGTAAAGATGGGACTTTTGTTTGGTTTTTATTGCAATTTTTTAATATTTTCTTAGTTTGCATTGATAAAGGAGATAATTTTTCGAAATTTTGAATTTCTTCAGCTTTTTTTATATCTATTTGGTGATTTGATTCTTGTATTGCACAAAAAGGGGTTATTCCACCAACAATAACTATTCCCACCATGCCTTGAGGAACTGGAATTCCTAATGTGTCTTCCCCATCTTCTGAAATTTCAATAATTCCACTTATTCCTATTTTTTTAAGGTTTTCAAAGATGTTTATAGCTTTTTTTCGACTAATGCTTGGAATAAGTCTAAAATTAGCTGGTATGTACCCATTTCCATTATCTATAATATCTAAAATAGAAGTCATTCCAGGTGTTATAAATGCTTCAAGTGGTGTTATTGACGTTTTTTTATATGAAATCAATTCCGTGAATTTGTCTGGGTGATAATCTTTAATTTTAAGAAGTCCACCATAAAGTGGTTGTGAGGGAATTTTTTCATTTAATAAAATTCCATCAATTGTTGTTCCACAAATTGTTTGAATTTCGATTTCATCTTCATTTTTAATTTCATTTAAATGAAAATAGTGACTAACAGAAAGGCCATTATCAGAAATATATTTCATTATATTAATAGCTTCTTCATCATAAATCGTTGCAGTATTTATTACCACATTTCCCTTTTGATTCATATAGCTAAAATTAGTTAAATAAATCATTTCTTTAATTTTGGAGTTTACAAAATCAACTTGTTCATAGACTAATCCTTTATCTAATTTTTCTTTTCCGAGTTCTGTGATTCGTCTTCCAGAATAGCCTATTCGTTTAGTATATCCTTTTTCATCTAAGATTTTCATATGGTAACGTACAGCACGTTCACCTAAGTTAAAACCTTTATTTTTTAATTTATCAGCTATTATTTTAGAACCAGTTGGATCTTCTTGTTCATTTAGAATTCTTAAAATTTCCATCATTCTGTCATCTGATTCTGACATGAATTAAGCTCCATTAAGCTAATAAAAAATAATATTTAGTTTAAATATCTAAATATTTTTTTTGTTCGTATCCAAATACTTGAACACGATATTCATCCCATTCTTTGTATTTGAGTTCCAAGAATTTTTCACTAACATGACTACCTAATGCATTTAATATGAGTGGGTCTTCTTCAAGAGCATGATAAGCTTCCCATAAACTTGATGGTAAAACTTTAATACCCATTGCTTCTCTTTCTTCTTCACTTAATTGATAAATGTTAATCTCGGTAGGGTCGCCTGGATCGATTTTATTAACAATACCATCAACACCCGCTTCTAA
It encodes:
- the moaA gene encoding GTP 3',8-cyclase MoaA translates to MSSQPVKDKFDRPIISLRITLTNRCNVNCLYCHHDGMVSSKDEMTPDELYTICKIAKKIGVRKIRISGGEPLIRKDIVEIVEKISSLGFEDISMTTNGVLLEKYAQDLKDVGLDRVNVSLDTLNPETYQFISKKNYLDSAKKGILKSVEVGFYPVKINMVIMKDINQFEIKDMFKFCKDNNIVLQLIELIESENCEDDEFSAEYHYNLDTIEEELSNIADNIKTRKFMQGRKKYYINGGEIEVVKPVDNSNFCANCSRLRITPDGKIKPCLLRNDNLVELISHVRNNESEKKLEEIFIKGIDNRKPFN
- the mobB gene encoding molybdopterin-guanine dinucleotide biosynthesis protein B, with translation MKIVSIVGNKNSGKTSLTTKLIRELTKRGYNVASVKHSHHNIEMDKPNTDTWRHKQAGANLVVGIGSTTFFNVKEEYDLNRILYLLKHLGNFDFVIIEGFKKYNYPKIATSPEIVDEYTIKEVNPFEADYEMINELADLIEEKGHDIVDTLFLDNCGYNNGEEIAHEIRNGNIKTDELDDVHSYLSVNDKVIGLNRFVSDYIKQTLVGIINSLHTKEYGVDTVDKIEVLINDKEKIDSAIKKSDIIINGEKIEINEFVKSIVANSIIGIVKSLQTNEKAKNIQIDIENIENNDIYNANVSLIINDEIIKINAFVKGILKESIFGILKTLHIDDEIKDVKIDVEIE
- a CDS encoding 4Fe-4S binding protein, whose protein sequence is MPKHIASGLKYLAAVKLKDAGESHQAIAEELGVDRSTISHYLNGRNLSWNSIEVARTITELSPRDFLKMTEAIFDEPDQSRKIVNICRERNFEAKVEDSCIGCGLCVSMCPMKAIKLESLKAHVDSIQCCGCQLCKDECPTNSIKILEIEYD
- the fwdF gene encoding tungsten-dependent formylmethanofuran dehydrogenase subunit FwdF — protein: MIRNLKEVNDNNFDITRSAEEVRNLSFKDDICLGCGICEFTCPVGAIELNAIAVDARSRVSNAIYFSGHDKIAQNFRDDFDVQKITVNENKCVLCGMCSGLCPVDALVLTINDVPIREIEAYPHYNAFSEIDDDECIYCKRCEIACPRDAIVIERKLPVRADLVTGEIEVNEDECIYCGVCEELCPAEAIIVDKETGKESIEINTDNCVYCLVCKKACPTNAIKAVCRSCSYGEYDLNPAKAVVKGNSIIDSELCVYCGWCEGVCPTDAAKTKKPFKGTLEVDQDKCQACGACVDICNCNALAFPISNAPGSRLDHVITNDEYCIRCKACSNACPNGAITVTRTEIDHTPINSTTWKEALDAIKD
- a CDS encoding ATP-binding protein, whose product is MELKVNQDNCLGCGICVIACPVNAAISPENAGGNGAKTEEVVIMVENGFIKLFSSEKCELCGTCQMFCPVNAIWLE
- a CDS encoding molybdopterin dinucleotide binding domain-containing protein — translated: MHYANTYLEKPVVPDVKITGEGTTDVLKCMLNTGSDIYQGACKKRGSTLKEEYKNVSGTCYMDPRDMAKLGVNNWDTVLVKTDWGEVVVNAAVSRDAPHEGTIFICKGPWANTVVSHDTYCCSDPTYKGVKCTVEKTDRKVLLMADLMRWVYKKYVDEDDNDVVENMESLGERPVYKGRKWEELIDHDL
- a CDS encoding formylmethanofuran dehydrogenase subunit B, with the protein product MTYEPPVTDYDYIVENCTCAFCGCNCDDLDYLVKDNHVVAVRHACRLGASKIMEDMDQRLLVPMIRDENGELMEVDWDTALDKAAEYIANSIRPVFYGWSETSTECMKEGLELGEYIGAVLDNQATICHGPSLQAVQNAGYPIQTLGEVQNRADVIVYSGSNAMNSHPRHMARYAVFCRGYFRQRGRFDRTVVTMDPKFSDTAKCSDKWIGFEQNGDYGFYNAIRAVLKGKELYQDVISGIPKEDIYELCEEMKNAEFGTLFFGLGLTHTLSKQRNIDIAIKMIQDLNKFSKWGLTPMRGHFNVNGFNIFMAFETGFAFGVDFCRGYTRYMLGETNTIDLLTRKEPDCFMVIAADPGAHFPNGANQHLADIPVIQIDIHWGPSTELADVVLPGSFIAVECAGTSYRMDGVPIYMKKAIDKPETCRDDEWIVRELKERVMKLREEPNVAPKYVPNPNAL
- a CDS encoding formylmethanofuran dehydrogenase subunit A, with the translated sequence MMEYILKNGIVYDPANGINGEKKDVMFKDDIIVDNVSSEAKVIDVTNKIVMPAGVDPHSHIAGPKLVVGRLYRPEDSRRGVTQKTKVLRSESGFSIPSCPATGYRYSRLGYGTVVEAAMPPLEAKHTHEEIATIPNIDVPALPLFGNNWFVMEYAKENNIEDLAAFVSAWLKISKGYGIKIVNPCGSEAWGWGMNVHGYDDKAPYFDVTSREVVMALAKANEMLGLPHSIHIHPNDLGHPGNVPTTLATLDSVKNIKKSSNATIRDQVMHICHLQFHSYTGNSWKDAASGAEEIAKYINSHDHITCDVGQVTFDETTTMTADAPMEYDLFKLSGLKWTNKDIECETAAGIIPCIYSQKSPVSSLQWAIGLELFLHIDDPWKVCLTTDHPNAGPFIRYPRIMSWLMSSKRRMDMIDNGEVHKWAHKRTTLGTIDREYDFYDIATITRAAPAKIYGFEDRGALTPGFKADIAVYDINPNEIDPSLQYQEIEDGFSLAEYTIKDGQILVKDKEIVKVKESQNIWVNVEGYEKQEQKVIDDIMPFFTQYYSVKWENYPVHDHYVSNPIRIDVQK
- a CDS encoding formylmethanofuran dehydrogenase subunit C, translated to MFNLKTITFDQIKTSSIALEFDEVIPDEIYSWTEADFAKYQVPIGNSRFPITDFFKITVEGEADGPADVKMILNGDLNRVKYIGCKMSDGEIICNSSVDLHVGAEMSGGSILVKGNAAAHAGREMSGGYLEIEGDTKEFTGASYIGEWRGMTGGQILVRGNAGKQCGECLTGGRIHVMGNCDILAGIHMTKGIIEIEGDVNRWPGGQMKNGNIIIHGFLGRLLEGFVLDGIVVDPVVEGVVFEGKFIKYTGDIGLNGKGSLFLDAEANKEKLTEYGELDDEYTSIREYRNL
- a CDS encoding DUF2097 domain-containing protein, with translation MVKEIQMSIEDTIEYVRNNVKVADILEISYNRIFAPGEVLGIVEEDEITGEGLRVNLQLTGEILNQAVEIDLDTIADDLLEMRHVHDDEEIIIEVL
- a CDS encoding DUF2097 domain-containing protein; translated protein: MKKLKLTTKEAVDYLKKEVKIHDNLEISYNRIFAEGEVLNMDFSEYFGKTGFKMLISLDADSINPTIEIDVYEIQEDLIEFVHTPLNGEEVEVTVI